In Thalassotalea sp. Sam97, a single window of DNA contains:
- a CDS encoding glutathione peroxidase produces MIFRNILAAVSLSVVASLVANYAIAQPIPADNAGADVASTSCPAFLEHTVKKLNSEQTVDVCQQFAGKTLLIVNTASKCGFTPQFKGLEALYQKYKDQGLVILGFPSDDFFQEEDEEKDTAKVCYINYGVTFPMFTTVAVRGDDAHPIFAHLAEQTAAPYWNFYKYLVSKDGNSIERFNSKVSPDSPELIQAIDKQLNADI; encoded by the coding sequence ATGATTTTTAGAAATATATTAGCGGCGGTGAGTCTTTCAGTAGTGGCTTCGTTAGTTGCCAATTATGCGATCGCTCAACCAATTCCAGCTGACAATGCTGGTGCTGACGTCGCATCAACAAGTTGCCCTGCATTTTTAGAGCACACAGTAAAAAAATTAAACTCGGAGCAAACTGTCGATGTTTGTCAGCAATTTGCAGGCAAAACGCTATTGATTGTAAATACCGCAAGTAAATGTGGCTTCACACCGCAATTTAAAGGCTTAGAAGCCTTATATCAAAAATATAAAGACCAAGGCTTAGTGATCTTAGGGTTTCCTTCAGACGATTTTTTCCAAGAAGAGGACGAAGAAAAAGATACCGCGAAAGTATGTTACATCAATTACGGGGTAACGTTTCCTATGTTTACTACGGTTGCGGTTCGCGGTGACGATGCACACCCTATATTTGCCCACTTAGCCGAGCAAACTGCAGCACCATATTGGAATTTTTATAAGTATTTAGTCAGTAAAGATGGTAATAGCATCGAGCGATTCAATTCTAAAGTATCGCCGGATTCACCTGAACTGATACAAGCTATTGATAAACAACTCAACGCCGATATTTAG
- the hemH gene encoding ferrochelatase: MSRFKANNKNLHDANLSKGPANIGQAKVGVLVTNLGTPAEPNASALRTYLRQFLSDPRVVEIPRLLWMLILHGIILRVRPAKSAKLYQSIWTEQGSPLMVISEQQKTKIAEKLKYEYGEQVEVALAMRYGQPAISEALKAFQAKGIGKIVVLPLYPQYAGPTTGSTFDAVVAEVKTWRWIPSLHFIGTYHDNPGYIQALANSINEHIVEHGKPEKLLLSYHGMPKLFHRNGDPYYCFCAKTTRLLKEQLNLDDDVVSMSFQSRFGKAEWLKPYTDDCIEEFAKQGVKHMAIVSPAFSADCLETLEELDVESRSVFTDNGGETFHYIKALNDRDDHIDAIVALVKPHL, translated from the coding sequence ATGTCTCGATTTAAAGCCAATAATAAAAATTTGCACGATGCTAATCTTAGCAAAGGTCCTGCGAATATAGGCCAAGCGAAAGTAGGTGTTTTAGTTACCAATTTAGGTACACCCGCTGAGCCTAATGCCTCTGCGCTGAGAACCTATCTACGTCAGTTTTTAAGCGACCCTCGTGTTGTAGAGATCCCGCGTTTACTATGGATGCTTATTTTACACGGTATTATTTTGCGAGTGCGCCCAGCTAAGTCGGCCAAACTGTATCAAAGTATCTGGACTGAGCAGGGCTCACCACTGATGGTCATATCAGAGCAGCAAAAAACGAAGATTGCTGAGAAATTAAAGTATGAGTATGGTGAGCAAGTTGAAGTGGCGTTGGCTATGCGTTATGGCCAACCAGCGATTAGTGAAGCATTAAAGGCTTTCCAAGCTAAAGGTATTGGTAAAATCGTTGTACTACCTTTGTACCCACAGTACGCAGGTCCGACAACCGGCTCCACCTTTGATGCGGTAGTTGCTGAGGTCAAAACGTGGCGTTGGATACCAAGTCTACATTTTATTGGCACTTATCATGACAATCCGGGTTATATTCAAGCCTTAGCAAACTCTATTAATGAGCATATTGTAGAGCATGGTAAACCAGAAAAATTGTTATTGTCTTATCATGGTATGCCGAAACTGTTTCATCGAAATGGCGATCCATACTACTGCTTTTGCGCTAAAACCACGCGTTTGTTAAAAGAACAGCTCAACTTAGATGATGATGTGGTGAGTATGAGTTTCCAGTCACGCTTTGGTAAAGCGGAATGGTTAAAGCCATATACTGATGATTGTATAGAAGAGTTTGCTAAGCAAGGCGTTAAACATATGGCGATTGTTAGCCCAGCGTTTAGTGCTGACTGTTTAGAAACGCTGGAAGAATTAGACGTTGAAAGCCGCAGTGTATTTACAGACAACGGCGGTGAGACATTCCATTATATCAAAGCATTAAACGATCGCGATGATCACATTGATGCCATTGTCGCATTAGTTAAGCCTCATCTATAG
- a CDS encoding SulP family inorganic anion transporter — MIELRASKITSLKNDVLSGITVALALVPEAVAFAFVAGVDPLVGLYAAFMVGLITSAFGGRPGMISGATGAMAVVMVSLVALHGVQYLFAAVLLTGIIQIIAGIFKLGKFIRLVPHPVMLGFVNGLAIVIFLAQLGQFKVLNEAGDLEWMSGAALYTMLGLVALTMAIIHFLPKLTKAVPSSLVAIVVVTLIALYTDVDARTVIDYVRDMTGDPTRTLEGGLPTFHIPEVPLTLETLMIILPFSLVLAAIGLIESLLTLSLIDELTETHGQANRECVAQGAANTVNGFFGGMGGCAMIGQSMINVNSGGRGRASGITAALGLLGFIMFASGLIEMIPLAALVGVMFIVVIGTFEWSSFRIMRKIPKADAFVIVLVSAVTVISDLAVAVIVGVIVSALVFAWQHAKHVVVKRTVCQQTGWTLYEVNGPLFFGAITSFLEQFEPQNDTDDVIIEFKNSRVADHSGIGAIDTLAERYKKRGKTLHLRHLSQECKLLLKKAGDLVEVNYFEDPKYHVASDKLD, encoded by the coding sequence ATGATCGAATTACGTGCTAGTAAAATCACTAGCTTAAAAAATGACGTCCTTTCTGGTATTACCGTGGCTTTAGCCTTGGTACCAGAAGCGGTGGCATTTGCATTTGTTGCTGGTGTTGACCCGTTAGTGGGCTTATACGCGGCCTTTATGGTGGGTTTAATTACCTCGGCATTTGGTGGGCGTCCTGGCATGATTTCGGGTGCTACTGGTGCAATGGCTGTGGTCATGGTGTCGCTAGTTGCATTGCATGGGGTGCAGTACTTATTCGCCGCAGTGTTGTTAACCGGTATTATTCAGATAATTGCCGGTATATTTAAGCTCGGTAAGTTTATTCGTCTGGTGCCACATCCGGTTATGCTGGGTTTTGTTAACGGTCTTGCTATTGTTATCTTTTTGGCACAATTAGGGCAATTTAAAGTCTTAAATGAGGCCGGTGACCTGGAGTGGATGAGTGGCGCTGCGCTATACACTATGCTTGGTTTAGTTGCTTTAACAATGGCAATTATTCACTTTTTGCCTAAATTAACCAAAGCGGTGCCTTCTTCATTGGTAGCTATTGTGGTTGTGACCTTAATCGCATTGTACACCGATGTCGATGCGCGCACGGTTATTGATTACGTTCGTGATATGACCGGCGACCCAACTCGTACCCTAGAGGGTGGCTTACCAACATTCCACATCCCAGAAGTGCCGCTTACGCTAGAAACGTTAATGATAATCTTACCATTCTCTTTGGTACTAGCTGCAATCGGTTTAATCGAGTCATTACTAACACTTAGCCTAATCGATGAGTTGACAGAAACCCACGGTCAAGCAAACCGTGAATGTGTAGCACAAGGCGCTGCAAATACGGTTAACGGCTTCTTTGGTGGTATGGGTGGTTGTGCGATGATTGGTCAGTCAATGATTAACGTCAACTCAGGTGGTCGTGGTCGAGCATCTGGTATTACCGCAGCACTTGGCTTACTTGGCTTTATTATGTTCGCTTCAGGGCTGATTGAAATGATCCCACTCGCCGCACTCGTTGGTGTTATGTTCATTGTTGTTATTGGTACTTTTGAATGGTCATCATTCAGAATTATGCGCAAGATCCCAAAAGCCGATGCCTTTGTCATCGTACTAGTGTCTGCGGTTACTGTTATCTCTGATCTTGCGGTTGCTGTCATTGTTGGTGTGATTGTTTCTGCGTTAGTTTTTGCATGGCAACACGCAAAACATGTAGTTGTGAAGCGTACTGTTTGCCAGCAAACGGGCTGGACTTTATATGAAGTGAATGGTCCATTATTCTTTGGCGCGATTACTAGCTTCTTAGAGCAATTTGAACCTCAAAATGACACAGACGATGTTATTATCGAGTTTAAAAATTCACGTGTAGCAGACCACTCTGGAATTGGTGCTATTGATACCTTAGCAGAGCGTTACAAAAAACGTGGTAAAACACTGCATTTACGTCACTTAAGCCAAGAGTGTAAGTTATTGCTTAAGAAAGCTGGCGATTTGGTTGAAGTGAATTACTTTGAAGATCCAAAGTATCACGTAGCGTCAGATAAGTTAGATTAA
- a CDS encoding DUF1289 domain-containing protein, with protein sequence MKDQQLDFFDIPSPCIGVCQSDNRGYCLGCFRSRDERFGWLEFSNSQKQHIIKLCKQREKRRNAPVKPKKVIKEENNQQPSLLDFKPEQYICSSVKDDDFNDFELD encoded by the coding sequence ATGAAAGACCAACAACTTGATTTTTTCGACATTCCTAGTCCGTGTATTGGTGTCTGCCAATCAGATAATCGTGGCTATTGTTTAGGATGCTTTCGCTCAAGGGATGAACGCTTTGGTTGGTTAGAGTTTAGCAATAGTCAAAAGCAACACATTATTAAATTATGTAAACAACGAGAAAAACGTCGCAATGCGCCAGTAAAGCCGAAGAAAGTGATTAAAGAGGAAAATAACCAGCAACCATCCTTATTAGACTTTAAGCCAGAACAATATATTTGTAGCTCAGTTAAGGATGATGACTTTAATGACTTTGAGCTCGATTAA